From Acidobacteriota bacterium, one genomic window encodes:
- a CDS encoding CHAT domain-containing protein, translating to MAWSALVPVGPERVTLRAVRWIALAALLLAPGCGGSDSPAPAGRSQEGGLEACREGDAPWREAVARAEADRSLGELAERLERVAPRCPGRWEPVWARAECLLRGGSTGEAAPLYRKALDLARRADDPVGVARAADGVAWTAYARGDIDEGERFYREAIEAARRAGRQDLEAFSLANLAGLLVERGDLARARDALASAAPILERLGRPDAARRLAYNRASLLLDLGDAEAARQVLERLYQEGRREGDVQTAAFAALALGNLHRQRGDAAEALQWLSRVGSADPQAAALAALQRGRVRLARGELEAAREDFARARELAQRGGYPVVALFAEVYDAARLARVGEPERAAAELDALARRASRERLWWPHWVARWQQGRALIEAGRVRAAVAALREAVARLEEAGRGLDPLGEGLRFLLERHEPYADLAWALAAGHAPVSEVLRVVESAHARALRRIAGAGDPLAAPDLPGIERALRPGEALATFLLGREHSVAVVIAPDSARAVLLAGRRRLDSLLRRFRAALRAPLLSVEARLDPERALARAREAGARLRALVFDPLEPAFSGARRVYLVPDGPLALLPFAALPDEERGDGSAFLGDRLLFARLPHAGAPARIDVRGPVLLAGAPLPDPGGRYGPLPRASWELERLRETWGDEAEILRGAELDRAHFLARDLGRFSLVHLATHAEAGTRDPQRSALVLSRGERLDLEALAQLRLAGALVVLSACRTGEGELVPGEGIFGLSWALLRAGAAGVVASLWSVEDDSAAELMASFHRRLAAREDPVAALAGAAREAHRRRPHPAYWAPFVITLRAATGPG from the coding sequence ATGGCGTGGTCCGCGCTGGTGCCGGTCGGGCCGGAGCGCGTGACGCTCCGCGCGGTCCGGTGGATCGCGCTCGCAGCCCTGTTACTGGCCCCCGGCTGCGGGGGTTCGGACTCGCCGGCCCCCGCCGGCCGGTCGCAGGAAGGTGGCCTCGAGGCGTGCCGCGAAGGAGACGCCCCGTGGCGCGAGGCGGTCGCCCGAGCGGAAGCCGATCGCTCCCTCGGTGAGCTGGCGGAGCGCCTCGAGCGCGTGGCCCCTCGCTGCCCCGGGAGGTGGGAACCGGTCTGGGCCCGCGCCGAGTGCCTCCTGCGCGGCGGGAGCACCGGGGAGGCGGCGCCGCTCTACCGGAAGGCCTTGGATCTCGCGCGCCGCGCGGACGATCCGGTGGGGGTGGCGCGGGCGGCCGACGGCGTCGCCTGGACCGCCTACGCCCGGGGCGACATCGACGAGGGGGAGCGGTTCTATCGCGAAGCGATCGAGGCGGCGCGGCGCGCCGGGCGGCAGGACCTCGAGGCGTTCTCCCTCGCCAACCTGGCCGGCCTGCTGGTGGAGCGGGGCGACCTGGCCCGCGCGCGCGACGCTCTGGCATCCGCCGCCCCGATCCTGGAACGGCTCGGCCGGCCCGATGCCGCGAGGCGGCTCGCGTACAACCGGGCGTCGCTGCTCCTCGATCTCGGCGATGCGGAAGCGGCCCGGCAGGTGCTCGAGCGCCTCTATCAGGAAGGCCGCCGCGAAGGCGACGTGCAGACCGCCGCGTTCGCCGCGCTCGCCCTGGGCAACCTCCACCGCCAGCGCGGCGATGCCGCCGAGGCCCTCCAGTGGCTGTCCCGCGTCGGCTCGGCCGACCCGCAGGCCGCCGCCCTCGCGGCGCTGCAGCGCGGCCGGGTGAGGCTCGCCCGAGGAGAGCTGGAGGCGGCGCGGGAGGACTTCGCCCGCGCGCGGGAACTCGCGCAGCGGGGCGGGTACCCCGTCGTGGCCCTGTTCGCGGAGGTCTACGACGCCGCTCGGCTCGCGCGCGTTGGCGAGCCGGAACGCGCCGCAGCCGAACTCGACGCCCTCGCCCGGCGGGCCTCCCGGGAGCGGCTGTGGTGGCCCCACTGGGTGGCGCGCTGGCAGCAGGGGCGGGCCCTCATCGAAGCCGGCCGGGTCCGCGCCGCCGTGGCCGCGCTCCGCGAGGCGGTGGCGCGCCTCGAGGAGGCCGGGCGTGGGCTCGATCCTCTCGGGGAGGGACTGCGTTTCCTCCTCGAGCGGCACGAGCCCTACGCCGATCTCGCCTGGGCGCTGGCCGCCGGGCATGCGCCGGTCTCCGAGGTGCTTCGCGTGGTCGAAAGCGCGCACGCGCGCGCCCTCCGCCGCATCGCCGGGGCCGGCGACCCGCTCGCCGCCCCCGATCTTCCCGGCATCGAGCGCGCGCTTCGCCCGGGCGAGGCTCTGGCGACCTTCCTTTTGGGCCGCGAGCATTCGGTGGCGGTGGTGATCGCACCCGATTCGGCGCGAGCCGTTCTGCTCGCCGGCCGCCGGAGGCTCGATTCGCTCCTGCGCCGCTTCCGCGCCGCTCTGCGCGCTCCGCTCCTGAGCGTCGAGGCCCGGCTCGATCCGGAGAGGGCGCTCGCTCGCGCGCGCGAGGCGGGCGCACGGCTCCGCGCCCTGGTGTTCGATCCGCTCGAGCCCGCCTTCTCCGGAGCCCGACGCGTCTACCTCGTCCCCGATGGGCCGCTCGCGCTGCTCCCCTTCGCCGCCCTTCCCGACGAGGAGCGCGGGGACGGGAGCGCGTTTCTCGGGGACCGGCTCCTCTTCGCGAGACTCCCCCATGCCGGAGCCCCCGCGCGCATCGACGTGCGCGGGCCGGTGCTGCTGGCCGGGGCGCCGCTACCCGATCCGGGGGGCCGCTACGGCCCGCTCCCGCGGGCATCGTGGGAACTGGAAAGGCTCCGGGAAACCTGGGGGGACGAGGCCGAGATTCTCCGCGGCGCCGAGCTCGACCGGGCCCACTTCCTGGCACGGGATCTCGGCCGCTTCTCGCTCGTCCACCTGGCGACGCACGCCGAAGCGGGAACGCGCGATCCGCAGCGCTCGGCGCTGGTGCTCTCGCGCGGCGAGCGACTCGACCTCGAGGCGCTCGCGCAGCTCCGCCTCGCGGGTGCGCTCGTCGTCCTGTCGGCCTGCCGCACGGGGGAAGGGGAGCTCGTTCCGGGGGAGGGGATCTTCGGCCTGTCCTGGGCACTGCTCCGGGCCGGCGCGGCCGGTGTCGTGGCGTCGCTGTGGAGCGTCGAGGACGACTCGGCGGCCGAGCTGATGGCGTCGTTCCACCGCCGGCTCGCGGCTCGCGAAGACCCGGTCGCCGCGCTCGCCGGCGCGGCGCGCGAGGCCCACCGCCGCCGCCCGCACCCGGCCTACTGGGCCCCCTTCGTGATCACCCTCAGGGCCGCGACAGGACCGGGG
- a CDS encoding sigma-70 family RNA polymerase sigma factor → MDGAGRAMDEDRALLERLRSGPARGDAMAQILERHAERTYAFFRARVGDPEIAAELNQELYLALLDSLRSFRGECSLETWLFRLARWRLAKLRRRWSVHTDESAPRPLEAVAERVPVPGLEPDERAARSERIRRLRDCLARLPEIERAVVVAHYYEGQTLDEVTRRLGLTNPSGARAVLLAAQRHLRACLHRKERAGRCAKRRRTG, encoded by the coding sequence ATGGACGGGGCCGGCCGAGCGATGGACGAGGACCGGGCACTGCTCGAGCGGTTGCGGAGCGGCCCCGCCCGGGGCGACGCGATGGCGCAGATCCTCGAGCGGCACGCCGAGCGCACCTACGCCTTCTTCCGGGCGCGCGTGGGCGATCCGGAGATCGCGGCCGAGCTCAATCAGGAGCTCTACCTCGCGCTTCTCGACAGCCTGCGGAGTTTCCGAGGCGAGTGCTCGCTCGAGACGTGGTTGTTCCGGCTCGCCCGGTGGCGGCTCGCGAAGCTGCGGCGGCGCTGGTCGGTCCACACCGACGAGAGCGCGCCGCGACCGCTCGAGGCGGTGGCCGAGCGCGTTCCGGTCCCGGGCCTGGAGCCGGACGAACGCGCGGCGCGCAGCGAGCGCATCCGTCGGCTGCGCGACTGCCTCGCCCGCCTGCCGGAGATCGAGCGGGCGGTCGTCGTCGCCCACTACTACGAGGGGCAGACCCTCGACGAGGTGACGCGCCGGCTCGGCCTGACGAATCCGAGCGGCGCCCGGGCGGTGCTGCTCGCCGCGCAGCGACACCTGAGGGCCTGCCTTCACCGGAAGGAGCGCGCCGGCAGGTGCGCGAAGCGAAGGAGAACGGGATGA